One window of Thioflexithrix psekupsensis genomic DNA carries:
- a CDS encoding DUF3226 domain-containing protein has translation MNKLAILHEGNEKKTHDNELIVMLIQHLGFDEKKVNFYGMRSKSNFYKVNCPEYRSFKESIEIGLVEKVLFILDADSNKNDAIYGGYDNTLKTIRAIIQQLAIENLSQIYIMCDPETKEGYLESLILATIPDDRKCCIEDFLKCSHFESKENHKAILHSIYKIAYPQAPYHFAHHYFDDLKQKLIWLFTP, from the coding sequence ATGAATAAACTTGCTATTCTTCACGAAGGTAATGAGAAAAAAACACATGATAATGAATTAATAGTGATGTTAATTCAACATTTGGGATTTGATGAAAAAAAAGTAAATTTCTACGGGATGAGAAGTAAAAGCAACTTCTATAAGGTAAATTGCCCTGAATATCGCTCTTTCAAAGAAAGCATAGAAATTGGTCTTGTAGAAAAAGTGCTTTTTATTCTTGATGCAGATTCCAATAAAAACGATGCAATATATGGAGGTTATGATAATACTTTAAAAACAATAAGAGCAATCATTCAGCAACTGGCTATAGAAAATTTAAGTCAGATTTATATCATGTGCGACCCAGAAACTAAAGAAGGCTATTTAGAATCTCTCATTCTCGCCACAATACCCGATGATCGCAAATGCTGCATAGAAGATTTTTTAAAATGTTCCCATTTTGAATCAAAAGAAAATCACAAAGCCATCTTACACAGCATCTATAAAATTGCTTATCCTCAAGCTCCTTATCATTTCGCTCATCATTATTTTGATGATTTAAAACAAAAATTAATCTGGCTATTTACCCCCTAA